Within Populus trichocarpa isolate Nisqually-1 chromosome 6, P.trichocarpa_v4.1, whole genome shotgun sequence, the genomic segment TATGAGAGCATGccaagctggaaaaaaaaatctcatcgcATAAAACCATGCTAATATAACTtatgaggatgaaattataaaaaaaaaaataaagtttgatgaccaaaacataaaataaaataaaataaaaactgtaaAAATGAACAGTGTAGGTCACGGTGAAATTATAACGATGCCCAAACGGTCATCTGCACTTTTCAAAAGAACAACTCTTTTAGTAAATTAATATAATGTACCTTGTAAAGTAACAGTTGTTATCCCTATATTTGACAACTTATACCATTATATGACAGTCGTCCATGTTGATAACATCTGCCATCCAAAGAAAGTGAATTTGTTATCAATACCTTTACAATCAAAATGGTTGGAAGAGCACCCCAAAAGCATcttgaaaacaacatttatcgctcattaattgattttagcATGACaaatttaatactaaaaaatgCAGAAATGTAAGAGTTATAAATTACAGCATCTACAAATTCATGCATTCATGCACACAATTGAACCTGCTTACAAAATTGAGGAAAGTAAATTCTGTTGTACATGCACCTGCAAGACATCATCTGAGCTTTTCTTGCTGAGCTCGGGAAGTATAGGACTCTTCAATATGTCGGGTGAGGAGTGAAATCCCATAATGAGAGACACTTGAGGAAGCATAATAGGATGTCACAGTAAGTTGAGCAAACTTTGGAAGCACATAACCTACAAAGTTATAATTAAACACGCAATTCAATATATGTAAATTGTAGAAAAGATAAGAATACATGTAAATCTAACTCAAGAAAGCAAATCAGCAAACGAAAATACACGGTCAAGATGATGAAGTGCTTTAGTATAAAACGTTTGTTTTATCAATCATGTcattatacatttaaaaaaaaataaaaaaaaaacacactaatGCTGAGTTTAAACACTCCCATAAATCCACATGTTTTAGTCAACAAGACATGGAAAGAAAACGTCGAACATACGAGAAATTGAATAACAGTCCTTATTTGTATTAATAAGATACATGGTACAATATACCCTTAAAAAAATGCTCTGAGAGCACCTAGTAGTAGCCAGTTAGAAGACTAAGCACCAAGGCAGTCTAGTACCTGTCAAGGAACCTAGTACGGACTATAAATGCTTCCCTAACCCTGTCACATACCTTTGACCCAAAACTGTAAGGAACTTCCTCTCGTACTTGTCCAAATCCAAGAAGCTAACCTTTAGGGATCCCACAACTGTGAGGAAGGTGGAAACTCATTCAGCTCAAATAGGACAATTACCCTCTTAAGTTTCTTATTTCACCATGCTATTGCTACCTGTTACTGCCTCAGATGATGAAACTTCCACAAGATTGATAGAGGCACATCAGCCTAGTCCTCTCATTCCTCATCAAGTGACATGCTATTGCAGCAAGAAGCCAAGGGTTTGGCCCCATTTGGGCTCTCAAGCCAACCTCCTATGATCCATAAGCCAGCAACTAATTGGATTGCATTGAGACTCTTCAAGCTCGTACTTTCATGAGCTGTATGAAACATTTCTCTATATTTTCCCTGGTACCATTGCTACAGCATGCCTTACACAATCGATCAGATCATATAGATCATTAAACTCTTTAGCTTGAATTACAATAAACCAGTAGCATTTACTTGACACCTAAATGTTTGCAATTTTTgtctttacttttcttttttgaaactGAAATCCTTTGAATTGTTTGGTTCATTGGGACTAGCTGATCCTTTGATTGATATGGCTGTTATTGCCCGTCGCAGTATCAAGCACTTGAGGGGCAACTGAGAATTAGTATATGTTAGAAGAGAAAAGAtatgaggaaaagaaaaatattttattttcaagaaatagTATGTAGAGGGTAATATGGCAACAGAAAAACGTTTAAGTTCCTGAACTCATTTCCATTTTCAGAAAATGGTTATAGGAATGTGACTTCTAGAAGTCACTACCAAACTGGGCATTGGAGTCTTAGTTCAGCGTATAACCTCAAGCAACCCGCCCCccgccgccccccccccccccccccccccccccaaataagataaaataaaattgtagaaTCAAGACAACCCACTTATCCATTTCATGCTAAGAAAAAATGTTGCAATAAATCAATCACAGTAACAGAGGTTACGCCTACCTCCAAATGCAGCACTGGCAGCCGAGACAGCAAGCAGTGGAGGAAGCTGTGAGTAAACAACGCATTAACAAACTGAGTAAGCGTGTCATGATTCATTGATATTTGCCAAAAACAAATGGCAGGCATAAGTTAGTCAAAAGATTCAAAAAGCAGAAACAAATAAGGATAATAGATGTACCCCGACTAGGAAAGGAAGCCACTTTGGTCCCTTCAATCGATTCTGAAGGAATGGAATCCCTGAAATAAAAGAGTGTACTTAACACAAACACTAAGCGAAAACAACAGCA encodes:
- the LOC7479512 gene encoding uncharacterized protein LOC7479512, with the protein product MGTREVYEQKLRTGNLYHDPTIKPGLGSPRCPRCLSLLNPISAKGEWTITSILHDATAVAGSGIGGMLSAVHGFNTGIPFLQNRLKGPKWLPFLVGLPPLLAVSAASAAFGGYVLPKFAQLTVTSYYASSSVSHYGISLLTRHIEESYTSRAQQEKLR